Genomic window (Candidatus Aegiribacteria sp.):
ATGTCCGCTCTTGCGGGAAGTATAGCACACGCATCGTTTGGAGGTCTTGGGCTTTCATACCTCATCGGCATACATCCACTGATAGGGGCAACCGGTTTTGCAATCGCCTCGGCAATCGGAATTGGTGCGATTTCTTCCAGAGTACAAAACAGATCCGACACCGCCATGGCAGCATTCTGGGCAACGGGCATGGCGGCGGGCCTGGTGTTTATCAAGATCTCCGGAACCTACTCAGCCGATCTCATGAGCTGGCTGTTCGGAAGCCTGCTTGCAGTATCCGAATCTGATATTCTCTTAATGGGAATTCTTGATATCCTGATTCTGATTGTCATTGCCAGCCTGTATAAGGAGTTCCTCGCGGTTTCATACGATCAGGAATACAGCAGGCTGCAGGGTATCCCGACGGGGTTCATAAGAGGACTGTTTCTGATTCTTGCCGCTCTGACAGCGGTTATGCTGATGAAAGTAACAGGGCTGATCATGGTTATCGCCATGCTCACGATTCCTGCTGCTATCGCCGAGATGTTCACCTCGAGTCTCCGGAAGATGATGGTTCTAGCTTCAATTCTGACAGCTCTCTTCAGCCTCGGCGGTCTCTGGCTGGCCTGGATACTGGATCTGCCCCCCGGCGCCGTAATAATCCTGCTGGCCGCAATGGCGTACTTCATATCAATTAGGGTCAGGTCTTGCATTTGAGCATTATTATCATATGATACAT
Coding sequences:
- a CDS encoding metal ABC transporter permease, whose protein sequence is MSALAGSIAHASFGGLGLSYLIGIHPLIGATGFAIASAIGIGAISSRVQNRSDTAMAAFWATGMAAGLVFIKISGTYSADLMSWLFGSLLAVSESDILLMGILDILILIVIASLYKEFLAVSYDQEYSRLQGIPTGFIRGLFLILAALTAVMLMKVTGLIMVIAMLTIPAAIAEMFTSSLRKMMVLASILTALFSLGGLWLAWILDLPPGAVIILLAAMAYFISIRVRSCI